One genomic region from Macrobrachium rosenbergii isolate ZJJX-2024 chromosome 1, ASM4041242v1, whole genome shotgun sequence encodes:
- the LOC136840700 gene encoding uncharacterized protein: protein MERALRPERLDILPTSPDAARVFKHWLFIFSRYKNATEGTNDVYLGMLANALSPENFELISDCSTYDDAIAKLNKVFIQPANEIVSRHRLATRRQMPGETIDEYLRALHKLSVNCNFKDVSSEVYRDESIRDAFIAGISSQHIRTRLLENKTLTLSAAADQARTLELAFKDSQSYGIPSDECIPAAAVKTRPEYDDHAPVCEKADRSDAPDDDLVALTLQEKCFFCG from the coding sequence ATGGAACGCGCTCTTCGGCCAGAACGTCTCGATATTCTACCTACGTCCCCAGATGCTGCTCGAGTTTTCAAGCATTGGCTGTTCATCTTTTCCCGATACAAAAATGCTACTGAAGGAACTAACGACGTTTATCTTGGTATGCTTGCAAATGCATTATCGCCTGAGAACTTTGAGCTTATATCTGATTGCTCTACTTACGATGACGCCATCgcaaaactgaataaagtttTCATACAGCCTGCGAACGAAATTGTTTCTCGACATCGTCTTGCCACTCGTCGACAGATGCCAGGAGAAACAATAGATGAGTATTTACGTGCTCTGCACAAACTTAGCGTTAACTGCAACTTCAAGGACGTTTCTTCAGAGGTATATAGAGATGAAAGTATTCGTGATGCTTTTATTGCTGGGATTTCCTCTCAACATATTCGCACgagattacttgaaaataaaacgctTACGTTATCTGCTGCTGCTGACCAAGCCAGAACTCTGGAACTCGCTTTCAAGGATTCGCAGTCTTATGGAATTCCTTCCGACGAATGTATTCCTGCAGCCGCCGTCAAAACTAGGCCTGAATATGATGATCATGCCCCTGTTTGTGAAAAGGCCGACAGGTCCGATGCTCCAGATGATGATTTAGTTGCTTTGACTCTACAAGAGAAATGTTTCTTCTGCGGGTAA